One window from the genome of Rhodococcus sp. ABRD24 encodes:
- the opcA gene encoding glucose-6-phosphate dehydrogenase assembly protein OpcA gives MIIDLPETTTGEINKQLVLLRESGGAVTLGRVLTLVVCTRDSKNSEVVIDAANEASREHPCRVIVVARGPRSAEPRLDAEIRVGGDAGASEVVVLRLSGELADHESSVVVPFLLPDTPVVAWWPEDAPTVPALDPVGRLAIRRITDATGAEDPTATIKSRLGSYTAGDTDLAWSRITYWRALLTSALDQPPHEPIVSATVSGLADEPALDILAGWLASRIDGPVRRKTGGLHVELQLTGDTISISRPQTETTATLRRTGQPDALVALARRETRDCLAEELRRLDPDEIYEAALAGLTKVEYV, from the coding sequence GTGATCATCGACCTGCCGGAGACCACCACCGGAGAGATCAACAAGCAGCTGGTCTTACTGCGCGAATCCGGTGGCGCCGTGACATTGGGCCGGGTCCTGACGCTCGTGGTGTGCACGCGGGACAGCAAGAACTCCGAGGTGGTGATCGACGCGGCAAACGAGGCCAGCCGCGAACATCCGTGCCGGGTGATAGTGGTTGCGCGCGGACCGCGGAGCGCCGAGCCGCGCCTCGACGCCGAGATCCGAGTCGGCGGCGACGCAGGCGCTTCCGAAGTGGTGGTACTCCGTCTGTCCGGCGAGCTGGCCGATCACGAAAGCAGTGTCGTCGTACCGTTCCTGCTGCCCGACACGCCCGTGGTCGCATGGTGGCCGGAGGACGCTCCCACCGTCCCCGCGCTGGATCCGGTGGGCCGGTTGGCGATCCGCCGCATCACCGACGCGACGGGCGCCGAAGATCCGACCGCAACGATCAAGAGCCGGCTCGGGTCGTACACCGCCGGGGACACCGACCTGGCATGGAGCCGGATCACGTACTGGCGCGCGCTGCTCACATCAGCACTCGATCAGCCGCCGCACGAGCCGATCGTCTCGGCGACGGTATCGGGGCTGGCGGACGAGCCGGCGCTGGACATCCTGGCAGGATGGCTGGCTAGCCGGATCGACGGCCCGGTGCGCCGCAAGACCGGCGGACTACACGTCGAGCTGCAGTTGACCGGCGACACCATCTCGATCAGCCGGCCCCAGACCGAGACCACCGCCACGCTGCGCCGGACCGGGCAGCCCGATGCCCTGGTCGCGCTGGCCCGGCGGGAAACCCGGGACTGTCTCGCCGAGGAACTTCGCCGGCTCGATCCGGACGAGATCTACGAGGCCGCATTGGCCGGACTGACGAAGGTGGAATATGTCTGA
- a CDS encoding alpha/beta fold hydrolase, which translates to MNRTTASDFSETSAGETFRELYGRVLSRWPVKVEKVDVRSPHGITRVNICGPVDGAPVILLSGGGATSAVWFGLAASLTERHRVHAVDLLGDVGCSTGTAGIRDVDDLMEWLGIVAAELGLDAPAIVGHSYGAMVALAYAVRRPGQVQRLVLLDPNACFAGMSSRYLARAVPLLVRPTGARLRALVEWESAGLQVDPDWLALAAYGAEHFPASKTVVPRRPRRPELLDVRTDTTVVLAGRSRVHDVERVGRKIDAFMPRARTVVLPGESHYTLPMASPAGLGRIVLDALG; encoded by the coding sequence ATGAATCGAACGACCGCGTCCGATTTCTCCGAAACATCGGCGGGAGAGACCTTCCGCGAGCTCTACGGCCGGGTACTGAGCAGATGGCCCGTCAAGGTCGAGAAGGTCGACGTGCGGAGCCCGCACGGCATCACCCGCGTCAACATCTGTGGGCCTGTCGATGGGGCGCCGGTAATTCTGCTTTCGGGAGGCGGCGCCACGTCCGCAGTGTGGTTCGGCCTCGCCGCCTCATTGACGGAGCGGCACCGAGTCCATGCGGTGGACCTCCTCGGCGACGTCGGGTGCAGCACCGGGACCGCCGGAATCCGCGACGTCGATGATCTGATGGAGTGGCTCGGTATCGTCGCCGCGGAACTGGGACTCGATGCCCCCGCGATCGTCGGCCACTCGTACGGTGCGATGGTCGCGCTCGCCTATGCGGTCCGGCGTCCCGGCCAGGTTCAGCGACTGGTTCTGCTCGACCCCAACGCGTGCTTCGCCGGAATGAGCTCGCGGTATCTCGCCCGGGCGGTGCCGTTGTTGGTGCGGCCTACGGGTGCGCGGCTGCGGGCGCTGGTGGAGTGGGAATCTGCTGGGCTGCAAGTGGATCCGGACTGGCTCGCGCTCGCCGCATACGGTGCCGAGCATTTCCCGGCTTCGAAAACGGTCGTTCCGAGGCGTCCTCGACGGCCGGAACTGCTCGACGTCCGCACCGACACGACGGTCGTGCTCGCGGGGCGGAGTCGGGTGCACGACGTCGAGCGGGTGGGTCGGAAGATCGATGCGTTCATGCCACGCGCCCGGACGGTTGTCCTCCCCGGTGAATCGCACTACACGCTGCCGATGGCGTCGCCGGCAGGCCTCGGCCGCATCGTCCTGGACGCGTTGGGGTAG
- the pgl gene encoding 6-phosphogluconolactonase yields the protein MSDVELHQYPDTDALVQAAATRFVDAVVAAQQSRGSASVVLTGGGTGIALLEHIRRNPGAIDWAALDVFFGDERFLPGGDPERNEVQAHQALLDHVAVDPSRVHAVAASDGAYGSDPVTAAAAYAEVLAVHGESTAGPLFDIHLLGMGGEGHVNSLFPHTDAVREEEQLAVAVTDSPKPPAVRVTLTLPALRSAREVWLIVSGEAKAKAVAAAVGGARPDEIPAAGAQGLERTVWLLDDTAASELPHA from the coding sequence ATGTCTGACGTCGAGCTGCACCAGTATCCCGACACCGACGCGCTGGTCCAGGCGGCGGCAACCCGGTTCGTCGACGCGGTGGTCGCCGCCCAGCAGTCACGCGGTTCGGCATCGGTGGTCCTCACCGGCGGGGGCACCGGCATCGCACTGCTCGAGCACATCCGCCGAAACCCCGGTGCGATCGACTGGGCCGCGCTGGACGTCTTCTTCGGCGACGAACGCTTCCTGCCCGGTGGCGACCCCGAGCGTAACGAGGTACAGGCGCACCAGGCACTGCTCGACCATGTCGCGGTCGACCCGTCCCGCGTGCATGCCGTGGCGGCGTCGGACGGCGCCTACGGCAGCGACCCGGTGACCGCGGCCGCGGCCTACGCCGAGGTGCTGGCCGTGCACGGCGAATCCACCGCCGGCCCACTGTTCGACATCCACCTGCTCGGCATGGGCGGCGAAGGCCACGTCAATTCGCTGTTCCCCCACACCGATGCGGTCCGTGAGGAAGAACAGCTCGCCGTCGCGGTCACCGACTCCCCCAAGCCACCGGCGGTTCGCGTGACCCTGACGCTGCCCGCGCTGCGGTCGGCGCGCGAGGTGTGGCTGATCGTCTCCGGGGAGGCCAAGGCCAAGGCCGTCGCGGCAGCCGTCGGCGGTGCCCGTCCGGACGAGATCCCGGCGGCCGGCGCGCAGGGCCTCGAGCGAACCGTGTGGCTGCTCGACGACACCGCGGCGAGCGAACTGCCCCACGCCTGA
- a CDS encoding LuxR C-terminal-related transcriptional regulator, with translation MHFATELGLDTEWICARELLYTRDEAEILFASVGVELPPIDLDHVHRQVAGIPDLMVVAASVVKSLPEGSRHREQISRSLARAMDSRMRTRMLAGDGSDAADFALTLSAASIVTPPIARLLTGAEEVQEKLSALEASGLLVRTTESERSADPEWAFAPAVRDALLAIRVASGTRPAPAMVALARHCLSTRDYAAAVRYAVEAKAWPLAIELLEQHWDQLVPDDLDLLRDTVAGIPTALLDGHPALQAARAVFTQRPSTPPPLPDDPAELRALGATSAAWNHLTVGTANVLILRTMGDRPRAAELARQLSCLAQGALDGQRADILRQLPILRLTWGVTHLLAGDFVAALAELRCAYTEALRKDSHFAARTAGALTAMTWAVLGGRDQVAEWLELDATEQAPEQPVRGHGSVSHTATQVARALTALDRLDTTAARRTLDELGEASGSDELWEFVTYAHARYASIIGDAYAGMVVLQRATSGQPQHAGRPGHTCSLLTAAEMDLRLALGEGTRALALSDSARTGGPMTLVSAARAHLLTGSPARAIAMCRSISWKAGPFARAHLESMLIETAAHRTLGENREAARIWSRVCAAVDRTGMTAVLATVPQDLVKMLHAEGRTNSPAVAAFLASDVREVFPPAVSSAALTRRERELLVEIVRGLSSTEIAKKLFVSPDTVKSHRRSLYRKLGAHSQDEAIAAARRQGLLS, from the coding sequence TTGCACTTTGCAACCGAACTCGGCCTCGATACCGAATGGATCTGTGCGCGGGAGCTGCTCTACACCCGCGACGAAGCGGAAATCCTGTTCGCCAGCGTCGGCGTCGAACTCCCGCCGATCGATCTCGACCATGTGCATCGACAGGTTGCGGGGATTCCGGATCTGATGGTCGTCGCGGCGTCGGTGGTCAAGTCCCTTCCCGAAGGATCCCGACATCGGGAGCAGATATCCCGGTCACTCGCGCGCGCAATGGACAGCCGCATGCGGACCAGAATGCTCGCCGGGGATGGCTCTGACGCAGCAGACTTCGCCCTCACCCTCTCCGCCGCATCAATCGTCACGCCGCCGATCGCACGCCTGCTGACCGGCGCCGAGGAGGTGCAGGAGAAGCTGTCGGCTCTCGAGGCCTCCGGACTCCTGGTCCGCACCACGGAATCCGAACGGTCAGCAGATCCAGAATGGGCGTTCGCACCGGCGGTCCGCGACGCGCTACTCGCCATCCGGGTCGCATCGGGGACTCGCCCCGCGCCCGCGATGGTCGCCCTCGCCCGCCATTGCCTGAGCACGCGCGACTACGCGGCTGCGGTCCGCTACGCCGTGGAGGCGAAGGCGTGGCCGCTCGCGATCGAACTCCTCGAGCAACACTGGGACCAACTCGTCCCGGACGACCTCGACCTACTTCGCGACACCGTGGCCGGCATCCCCACCGCCCTGCTCGACGGACACCCGGCACTCCAGGCTGCACGGGCGGTGTTCACCCAGCGCCCGTCCACTCCACCGCCGCTCCCCGACGACCCAGCAGAGTTACGAGCGCTCGGCGCGACGTCCGCCGCATGGAATCACCTCACCGTAGGAACCGCCAATGTCCTGATCCTTCGCACGATGGGTGACCGGCCCCGGGCGGCAGAGCTGGCACGTCAGCTGTCCTGCCTCGCGCAGGGCGCTCTCGATGGGCAACGCGCAGACATCCTGCGGCAGTTGCCGATCCTGCGCCTCACCTGGGGCGTCACCCACCTACTGGCCGGCGACTTCGTCGCGGCGCTCGCCGAGCTCCGGTGCGCGTACACCGAGGCCCTCCGGAAGGATTCCCACTTCGCGGCCCGCACTGCAGGGGCCCTCACGGCCATGACCTGGGCCGTCCTCGGCGGACGGGACCAGGTGGCGGAGTGGCTCGAACTCGACGCCACTGAGCAGGCCCCGGAGCAGCCTGTTCGTGGGCACGGATCCGTGTCGCATACCGCAACGCAGGTGGCAAGGGCGCTGACGGCGCTGGATCGACTCGACACCACGGCCGCACGCCGGACACTCGACGAGCTGGGCGAGGCGTCGGGGTCCGACGAACTGTGGGAGTTCGTCACCTACGCGCACGCTCGGTATGCCTCGATCATTGGCGACGCCTATGCCGGAATGGTCGTGTTGCAGCGAGCGACCTCCGGCCAACCACAGCACGCTGGGCGGCCGGGACACACCTGCTCGCTTCTGACTGCGGCCGAGATGGACCTGCGTCTCGCGCTCGGCGAAGGCACCCGGGCCTTGGCGCTGAGCGACTCAGCCCGCACGGGCGGACCCATGACCCTGGTATCCGCGGCGCGCGCACACTTGCTCACCGGATCCCCGGCACGGGCAATCGCGATGTGCCGCAGCATCAGCTGGAAAGCGGGGCCGTTCGCACGCGCGCACCTCGAGTCGATGCTGATCGAAACCGCGGCACACCGGACTCTCGGCGAGAACCGCGAAGCGGCACGCATCTGGTCGAGGGTGTGTGCCGCGGTCGACCGCACGGGCATGACTGCAGTGCTCGCAACGGTGCCACAGGACCTGGTCAAGATGCTCCACGCCGAGGGCAGGACGAACTCGCCCGCCGTCGCGGCCTTCCTCGCATCAGACGTGCGCGAGGTATTTCCACCTGCGGTGTCCTCCGCGGCGCTCACCAGGCGAGAGCGGGAGTTGCTGGTCGAGATCGTGCGTGGCCTGTCCTCCACCGAAATCGCGAAGAAACTGTTCGTCTCCCCCGACACCGTCAAGAGTCACCGCCGCAGCCTCTACCGGAAACTCGGAGCACACTCGCAGGACGAGGCCATCGCCGCGGCGCGACGACAGGGCCTGCTGAGCTGA
- the secG gene encoding preprotein translocase subunit SecG, producing MELFLDILLVITSLVLILLVLLHRGKGGGLSSLFGGGVQSSLAGSSVVEKNLDRLTVFTAAIWLIAILGIGLEIKFS from the coding sequence ATGGAACTGTTCCTGGACATCCTGCTGGTCATCACCAGCCTGGTGCTGATCCTGCTTGTCCTGCTGCATCGCGGTAAGGGCGGCGGTCTGTCCAGTCTCTTCGGTGGCGGTGTCCAGTCGAGCCTCGCCGGCTCGAGCGTCGTCGAGAAGAACCTCGACCGATTGACGGTGTTCACCGCGGCAATTTGGCTGATTGCGATCCTCGGCATCGGACTCGAGATCAAGTTCAGCTGA
- a CDS encoding hydroxylase, whose translation MGQVLDRIEQYADEIRADGVEGDKLMRLTDANAKRLREAGVIRMLQPKTHGGLEVHPREFAETAMSIGAMDGATGWVGGIVGVHSWELAFFDPQAQEEVWGQDPDTWMASPYAPMGVATPTDGGYILSGRWSFSSGTDHCQWVMIGAAVGDRDGNRIMPPKILHVLLPRSDYEIDHESWDVVGLRGTGSKDLIVENAFIPTYRTLDAAKVFDGTAPKEAGRTETLYNFPFSCIFPLGITSSLIGIAEGALACHLAAQRNRITVAGTAIKEDPHVLFAIGEAAAEIAASRAALLSTVDRFWDMTEKGQEVTFEQRAVGRRTQTASAWRAVRAVDEIFARSGGGALQMKTPMQRFWRDAHAGLVHAIHVPGSIFYASSLSELGGEPKGIHRAMI comes from the coding sequence ATGGGGCAGGTCCTGGATCGGATCGAGCAGTACGCGGACGAGATCCGTGCGGACGGTGTCGAGGGTGACAAACTGATGCGTTTGACCGACGCCAATGCAAAGCGACTGCGGGAGGCCGGTGTCATCCGGATGCTGCAGCCCAAGACCCACGGTGGGCTCGAGGTGCACCCGCGCGAGTTCGCGGAGACCGCGATGTCGATCGGCGCGATGGACGGCGCGACCGGCTGGGTCGGCGGCATCGTCGGCGTCCATTCCTGGGAGCTCGCGTTCTTCGACCCGCAGGCCCAGGAAGAAGTGTGGGGTCAGGATCCCGACACCTGGATGGCCTCGCCCTACGCACCGATGGGTGTCGCGACCCCGACCGACGGCGGCTACATCCTCAGCGGCCGCTGGTCGTTCTCCTCGGGTACCGACCACTGCCAGTGGGTGATGATCGGTGCTGCCGTCGGTGACCGGGACGGGAACCGGATCATGCCGCCGAAGATCCTGCACGTGCTGCTGCCACGCAGCGACTACGAGATCGACCACGAAAGCTGGGATGTGGTCGGACTACGTGGCACCGGCAGCAAGGACCTGATCGTCGAGAACGCCTTCATTCCCACATATCGGACGCTCGACGCCGCGAAGGTCTTCGACGGCACGGCCCCGAAGGAGGCTGGCCGGACCGAGACGCTGTACAACTTCCCGTTCTCGTGCATCTTCCCGCTGGGAATCACCTCCTCCCTGATCGGTATCGCCGAGGGTGCACTGGCCTGCCACCTGGCGGCGCAGCGGAACCGGATCACGGTCGCTGGTACCGCGATCAAGGAGGATCCGCACGTGCTGTTCGCGATCGGCGAAGCGGCCGCCGAAATCGCCGCATCGCGGGCCGCGCTTCTCTCGACCGTGGATCGATTCTGGGACATGACCGAGAAGGGGCAGGAGGTCACCTTCGAACAGCGGGCCGTCGGCCGGCGCACTCAGACCGCGTCCGCCTGGCGCGCGGTGCGTGCCGTGGACGAGATCTTCGCTCGCTCCGGTGGCGGCGCTCTACAGATGAAGACGCCCATGCAGCGGTTCTGGCGGGACGCCCACGCCGGCCTGGTGCACGCCATCCATGTGCCCGGGTCGATCTTCTACGCTTCCTCGCTGAGCGAGCTCGGCGGTGAGCCGAAGGGCATCCACCGCGCGATGATCTGA
- the ppc gene encoding phosphoenolpyruvate carboxylase: protein MTGISDSSTATSPASVSSRAATEPLREDIRLLGGILGEIVREQAGDDVFALVEQARVESFRVRRSEIDRADLAAMFARIDTAEAIPVIRAFSHFALLANVAEDIHRERRRAIHVRAGEPPQDSSLAATYVKLDAALPDSETAAAALAGALVAPVITAHPTETRRRTIFETQNRIMELMRYREHVREDALETADVDSRLRRHILTLWQTALIRLSRLRIQDEIEVGLRYYDASLFEVVPRLNAELRDSLRRRWPGVDLLPEPMLRPGSWIGGDRDGNPFVTAEVVDRATHRAAETALEHHLSELEVLERELSMSARLVTVTAGLDRLAEASGDDSAFRADEPYRRAVRGMRVRLTAAAERILGHPPAHRAIGDLPGYAGPGELAADLQVIDSSLRSHGDAAVADDRLAQLRNSVEVFGFHLCGLDMRQNSDVHESVVAELLAWSGVHPDYRSLSEEARVALLSRELTNRRPLAAPNATFGEQTTKELGILRAAADVVGRIGPESVPNYIISMCTSVSDMLEAAILLAEVGLLDPDGVDGPTCPVGIVPLFETIEDLQNGAATLSATLDVPVYRALVASRGHRQEVMLGYSDSNKDGGYLAANWALYRAELDLVRAARETGIRLRLFHGRGGTVGRGGGPSYDAILAQPPGAVAGSLRITEQGEVIAAKYADPRLARRNLEALLAATLESTLLDVEGLGDDAAPAYSILDELAALARDAYADLVHDTPGFVEYFKASTPVAEIGALNIGSRPASRKPTESIADLRAIPWVLSWSQSRVMLPGWYGTGSAFERWIADDDDRLSTLTALYEKWPFFRTVLSNMAMVMSKSDMGLARRYAELVPDVALREEVFGKISAEHDRTMAMYRAITGHENLLEDNPALERSVHNRFPYLEPLNHLQVELLRRYRAGDGSDAVRRGIQLTMNGLATALRNSG from the coding sequence ATGACCGGGATTTCGGATTCCTCGACAGCGACCTCGCCCGCATCGGTGTCCTCGCGCGCGGCCACTGAACCGCTGCGCGAGGACATCCGGCTTCTCGGCGGCATTCTCGGGGAGATCGTTCGGGAGCAGGCGGGCGACGACGTCTTTGCACTCGTCGAGCAGGCCCGGGTCGAGTCGTTCCGCGTCCGCCGGTCCGAGATAGACCGCGCTGATCTGGCAGCGATGTTCGCGAGAATCGATACCGCCGAGGCGATTCCGGTGATCCGGGCGTTCAGTCATTTCGCGCTGCTGGCCAATGTGGCCGAGGACATCCATCGTGAGCGGCGTCGCGCAATCCACGTTCGCGCGGGAGAGCCTCCTCAGGACAGCAGTCTCGCGGCCACGTACGTAAAACTCGATGCGGCACTGCCTGATTCCGAAACTGCAGCGGCGGCTCTTGCCGGTGCGTTGGTAGCTCCAGTGATCACGGCCCACCCAACCGAGACGCGGCGGCGGACGATCTTCGAGACGCAGAACCGGATCATGGAACTGATGCGGTACCGCGAGCACGTCCGGGAGGACGCGCTGGAGACGGCGGATGTCGACTCCCGGCTGCGCCGGCACATTCTCACACTATGGCAGACCGCGTTGATCCGCCTGTCCCGCTTGCGGATTCAGGACGAGATCGAGGTCGGGCTGCGGTATTACGACGCCTCGCTGTTCGAGGTGGTACCACGGCTCAACGCAGAACTGCGTGATTCGCTGCGCCGCCGCTGGCCCGGAGTCGACCTGTTGCCGGAGCCGATGCTGCGCCCGGGTTCGTGGATCGGCGGCGACCGGGACGGGAATCCGTTCGTCACGGCCGAGGTGGTCGATCGCGCGACGCATCGCGCCGCGGAAACCGCCCTCGAGCATCATCTGTCCGAACTGGAGGTGCTCGAACGGGAGCTGTCGATGTCGGCGCGACTGGTCACCGTCACAGCTGGGCTGGACCGGCTCGCGGAAGCGTCGGGTGACGATTCCGCTTTCCGGGCGGACGAACCGTATCGGCGAGCCGTTCGGGGGATGCGGGTTCGGCTGACCGCCGCTGCTGAACGGATTCTCGGTCATCCGCCGGCGCACCGTGCGATCGGCGACCTTCCGGGCTATGCGGGGCCCGGGGAACTTGCCGCCGATCTGCAGGTGATCGACAGTTCCCTCCGCTCTCACGGGGATGCAGCGGTCGCCGATGACCGACTAGCGCAGCTGCGGAATTCGGTGGAGGTCTTCGGATTCCATCTCTGTGGGCTGGACATGCGGCAGAACTCCGATGTCCATGAGTCGGTGGTTGCGGAACTCCTTGCGTGGTCCGGTGTGCACCCGGACTACCGGTCGTTGTCGGAGGAGGCACGCGTTGCGTTGCTCTCCCGGGAGCTGACCAATCGCCGTCCGCTGGCCGCACCGAACGCCACGTTCGGCGAACAGACGACGAAGGAGCTCGGAATCCTGCGTGCTGCCGCGGACGTGGTCGGCCGGATCGGGCCCGAATCCGTGCCGAACTACATCATCAGCATGTGCACATCGGTCAGCGACATGCTCGAGGCGGCAATCCTGCTCGCCGAGGTCGGTTTGCTCGATCCGGACGGTGTGGACGGCCCGACGTGCCCGGTCGGGATCGTGCCGCTTTTCGAGACAATCGAGGATCTGCAGAACGGAGCCGCGACGCTCTCGGCGACGCTCGATGTGCCGGTGTATCGGGCGCTCGTCGCATCCCGCGGGCACCGGCAAGAGGTGATGCTCGGCTATTCCGACTCGAACAAGGACGGCGGCTACCTCGCGGCCAACTGGGCGCTGTACCGGGCTGAGCTCGATCTGGTGCGAGCCGCCCGCGAAACGGGAATTCGGTTGCGGCTCTTCCACGGTCGTGGTGGCACCGTCGGTCGCGGAGGTGGCCCCAGCTATGATGCGATCCTCGCACAACCGCCCGGCGCGGTCGCGGGTTCGCTACGGATCACCGAGCAGGGTGAGGTGATCGCAGCAAAGTACGCGGATCCGCGACTTGCCCGGCGCAACCTCGAGGCGCTGCTCGCCGCGACATTGGAATCGACTCTGCTCGACGTCGAGGGCCTCGGCGACGATGCGGCACCCGCCTACTCGATCTTGGACGAGCTCGCCGCACTGGCCCGCGATGCCTACGCGGACCTCGTGCACGACACCCCCGGCTTCGTCGAGTATTTCAAGGCGTCGACCCCCGTCGCGGAAATCGGGGCCCTCAACATCGGCAGCCGTCCGGCGTCTCGGAAGCCGACGGAGTCGATCGCCGATCTGCGCGCGATCCCGTGGGTGTTGTCGTGGAGTCAGTCCCGGGTGATGCTGCCCGGGTGGTACGGCACCGGATCCGCGTTCGAGCGATGGATCGCCGACGATGACGATCGCCTTTCGACGTTGACGGCGCTGTACGAGAAGTGGCCGTTCTTCCGAACGGTGCTGTCGAACATGGCGATGGTGATGTCGAAGTCCGATATGGGGCTGGCCCGCCGGTACGCCGAACTGGTCCCGGACGTAGCGCTGCGGGAGGAGGTGTTCGGCAAGATCTCCGCCGAACATGACCGCACGATGGCGATGTACCGCGCGATCACCGGTCACGAGAATCTGCTCGAGGACAATCCGGCACTCGAACGGTCGGTGCACAATCGCTTCCCGTATCTGGAACCGCTCAATCACCTTCAGGTGGAGCTGCTTCGCCGATATCGTGCCGGCGACGGCTCCGACGCGGTGCGGCGTGGAATTCAGTTGACGATGAACGGACTCGCCACTGCGCTGCGTAACAGTGGGTGA
- a CDS encoding MarR family transcriptional regulator, with translation MESELHGNTGHEQSSDGLQTVHRLRGLTVELNVFAAEFARRNGLNPTDLRAVIVLLDAHRAGAPATPGLLGEQLGINSASTTALIDRLERADHIRRVRDSVDRRRVLLEVTPSTVDLGWSFFGPLIASAVDALESFSPAERDTIEEFLQRMLSAVTAVRATAGQ, from the coding sequence TTGGAGTCCGAATTGCACGGGAACACCGGACACGAACAGAGCAGCGATGGGCTTCAGACGGTGCACCGACTGCGCGGGCTGACGGTAGAGCTGAACGTCTTCGCGGCCGAGTTCGCCCGACGGAACGGTCTGAACCCCACGGATCTGCGCGCGGTGATAGTCCTGCTCGACGCCCACCGCGCGGGTGCTCCGGCCACACCCGGACTGCTTGGTGAGCAACTCGGGATCAACTCGGCGTCGACCACAGCGTTGATCGATCGCCTGGAAAGGGCCGATCACATTCGGCGCGTCAGGGATTCGGTCGACCGACGGCGTGTGCTACTGGAGGTCACGCCGTCGACCGTCGATCTCGGATGGTCGTTCTTCGGTCCACTGATCGCATCCGCCGTCGATGCCCTCGAGAGCTTCTCACCGGCCGAACGGGACACGATCGAAGAATTTCTCCAGCGGATGCTCAGCGCCGTCACGGCGGTACGCGCCACTGCCGGGCAGTGA